From a region of the Mycobacterium intracellulare ATCC 13950 genome:
- the trmD gene encoding tRNA (guanosine(37)-N1)-methyltransferase TrmD encodes MRIDVVTIFPAYLDPLRQSLPGKAIQSGLVDLAVHDLRRWTHDVHRSVDDAPYGGGPGMVMKAPVWGDALDEICSGETLLVVPTPAGALFTQATAARWSAEKHLAFACGRYEGIDQRVIEDAGRRMRVEEVSIGDYVLPGGESAAVVMIEAVLRLLDGVLGNPASRHDDSHSPALDRRLEGPSYTRPPTWRGLQVPEVLLSGDHARIAAWRREISLQRTRERRPELLDPED; translated from the coding sequence ATGAGAATCGACGTCGTCACGATCTTTCCCGCCTACCTGGACCCGCTGCGGCAATCGTTGCCGGGCAAGGCGATTCAGTCCGGGCTGGTCGATTTGGCGGTACACGACCTGCGGCGGTGGACGCACGACGTGCACCGCTCGGTCGACGACGCCCCCTACGGCGGCGGCCCGGGGATGGTGATGAAGGCGCCGGTGTGGGGTGATGCCCTCGACGAGATCTGCTCCGGCGAAACGCTTTTGGTGGTCCCGACGCCGGCCGGGGCCCTGTTCACGCAGGCCACCGCCGCGCGCTGGAGCGCCGAGAAGCACCTGGCGTTCGCGTGCGGCCGCTACGAGGGCATCGACCAGCGGGTCATCGAGGACGCCGGACGGCGGATGCGGGTGGAAGAGGTCTCCATCGGCGACTACGTGTTGCCGGGCGGCGAGTCGGCCGCCGTCGTGATGATCGAGGCCGTGCTGCGGCTCCTCGACGGCGTCCTGGGCAATCCCGCGTCGCGCCATGATGATTCGCACTCGCCGGCGCTGGACCGCCGCCTGGAGGGGCCGAGCTATACCCGTCCGCCGACCTGGCGGGGGCTGCAGGTCCCCGAGGTGTTGCTCTCCGGTGACCATGCGCGAATCGCCGCGTGGCGACGGGAGATCTCGCTGCAGCGCACCCGCGAACGCCGCCCGGAGCTGCTTGACCCGGAAGACTAG